One stretch of Atribacteraceae bacterium DNA includes these proteins:
- a CDS encoding ATP-binding protein, whose amino-acid sequence MLTDCPFCGLPFVEANLALSSFGLMHLSEKLKWKSQCSCLTEEKEREIWERLEERRRANRQAAVKVRYRESRMPPRFLRRTFESYLPADQRQQEALERCAEYAGNFLRWKNEENHSLLLSGPSDRGKSHLAQAIANTLLAVGCSLIYENWVHLLSRFRRAFRDREGEAEKQPLLDCDCLVLDDLGVGGGETWVVTTLYEIIDHRLEWDRPTVITTNLAVAELGELYGGRVASRLGRGYRVVRV is encoded by the coding sequence GTGCTGACCGACTGTCCTTTCTGCGGGCTGCCCTTTGTCGAGGCCAACCTCGCCCTCTCCTCCTTCGGCCTCATGCATCTATCCGAGAAGCTGAAGTGGAAATCCCAATGTTCCTGCCTGACCGAGGAGAAGGAGCGGGAAATCTGGGAGCGGCTGGAAGAGCGGCGGCGGGCCAACCGGCAGGCAGCGGTAAAAGTCCGTTATCGGGAGTCCCGGATGCCCCCCCGCTTTCTCCGCCGGACTTTTGAGAGCTATCTTCCCGCCGATCAAAGGCAGCAGGAAGCCTTGGAGCGGTGCGCGGAGTACGCGGGGAATTTCCTCCGTTGGAAGAACGAGGAAAACCACTCCCTGCTCCTGAGTGGTCCGTCTGACCGGGGCAAGTCCCACCTGGCCCAGGCCATCGCCAATACCCTCCTGGCGGTTGGCTGCAGCCTGATCTATGAAAACTGGGTCCACTTGCTCTCTCGTTTTCGGCGGGCCTTTCGGGACAGGGAAGGCGAGGCCGAGAAGCAGCCTTTACTGGACTGTGATTGCCTGGTGCTTGACGACCTGGGGGTGGGCGGTGGGGAGACCTGGGTGGTGACCACGCTTTATGAAATTATCGACCACCGGTTGGAATGGGACCGGCCCACCGTGATCACCACCAACCTGGCCGTGGCCGA
- a CDS encoding helix-turn-helix domain-containing protein: protein MSRHEPGAWFLMDKRAVERIARHPRARILLLVYTVLCFHADKAGRCFPSYRRLLDLTGIVSRANLAEALQSLEDLEIIRRERRKGRVNTYLILDRTGSPGEPVVRPTGSVGEPHQFSGRTTAVLSGNHTSSPGEPEEEVLKRNQEEDLSKRKEGRWQEKEEVCQFIKDLKGLVAPIEKRFVERLAETLVPGETFRLVEECYLADPLAFRKRGIMPLKKLAERC from the coding sequence ATGTCCCGGCATGAACCCGGCGCCTGGTTTCTTATGGACAAGCGGGCGGTGGAGCGGATTGCCCGGCACCCCCGAGCCAGGATCCTCCTCCTGGTTTACACCGTCTTGTGTTTTCACGCCGATAAAGCGGGCCGTTGCTTTCCCTCTTACCGGAGGCTCCTGGATCTGACCGGGATCGTCTCCCGGGCCAATCTGGCCGAAGCCCTCCAGTCCCTGGAGGACCTGGAGATCATCCGGCGGGAGAGGCGCAAGGGCAGGGTAAACACCTACCTGATCCTGGATCGGACCGGTTCTCCGGGAGAACCGGTGGTCCGGCCGACCGGTTCTGTCGGAGAACCACACCAGTTCTCCGGGAGAACCACAGCGGTTCTGTCGGGGAACCACACCAGTTCTCCGGGAGAACCCGAAGAGGAAGTATTAAAGAGGAATCAGGAAGAGGATCTCTCTAAGAGGAAGGAGGGAAGATGGCAAGAGAAGGAGGAAGTGTGCCAGTTCATAAAGGACCTGAAGGGTCTTGTGGCCCCCATCGAGAAGCGTTTCGTGGAGCGATTGGCGGAGACTCTGGTGCCAGGGGAAACCTTCCGGCTGGTGGAAGAGTGTTACCTCGCCGACCCTCTGGCTTTTCGCAAGCGGGGGATCATGCCTCTCAAAAAGTTGGCGGAACGGTGCTGA